A genomic region of Glycine max cultivar Williams 82 chromosome 15, Glycine_max_v4.0, whole genome shotgun sequence contains the following coding sequences:
- the LOC100807971 gene encoding mediator of RNA polymerase II transcription subunit 22a, whose product MNKGAAGGLGGGAGSGPTAAAAAAAAQKQKTLLQRVEGDIANIVDNFNHLVNVARVNDPPVRNSQEAFMMEMRAARMVQAADSLLKLVSELKQTAIFSGFASLNDHVEERRIEFNQLAEKTDRTLSRVGEEAAASLKGLESHYSSSVQKIIQNPQP is encoded by the exons ATGAACAAAGGTGCTGCAGGAGGGTTAGGGGGCGGCGCCGGAAGTGGGCCCACCGCGGCTGCGGCTGCAGCAGCGGCGCAGAAACAGAAGACGCTGTTACAAAGAGTTGAAGGCGATATCGCTAATATCGTTGACAATTTCAACCACCTCGTCAACGTTGCAAgg GTAAATGATCCACCAGTTAGAAATTCACAGGAAGCTTTTATGATGGAGATGCGTGCTGCTAGGATG GTACAGGCAGCTGATTCTCTGTTGAAGTTGGTGTCAGAGCTGAAGCAGACTGCAATTTTTTCAGGATTTGCCTCTCTTAATGATCATGTAGAAGAAAGAAGGATTGAATTTAATCAGCTGGCAGAAAAAACAGATCGCACTTTATCCAGAGTTGGGGAGGAAGCTGCTGCTAGCCTAAAAGGGCTTGAATCTCATTATTCTTCTTCTGTGCAGAAGATTATCCAAAACCCACAACCATAG